In the Candidatus Delongbacteria bacterium genome, CCGCCTTCGCCATCGGGGGCCAGAGCCAGCTCCAGGAAGGTGCGCAGCTCGCTCGTGCGGAAGAGGCTGCTGCCCCAGAGGGATTCCAGGCTCTGTGGATCGGCCTCGTCCAGCCGGTGCGCGCTGAGGAAGATCGCGTCACCCTCGCCCTCCTGACCGTGCTGCACAAGGGCCTGGGCCAGAGTCCAGGACTCCTCCGCCGGCAGGATCAGAGTACCGGGATCGGTTTCGCGTCCGTCCTGGGGCTGGGTCACGGCACCGGGTTCGGTCCAGCGCAGGCTGCCGTCGGCCAGCACGTGTTTCAGCCCCGCATACTGACTGAACTGGGCATCATAGTCCAGACTGGACACCACCACTCCACCCCAGGCATCGGCAACCACACGCGTGTAGACGCGCGAATGCACACCATCCTCGAAGTCCTGCTGCCAGCGGGGGCTGAAGTCGGGGTTGTAGCCCTTTCCGCGCAGGGTGGTCCGGCCATCATCCTCCTGCACTTCCCAGACCAGCGCCAGTCCGCCATCGGCCAGCTCGCAGGCCTGCAGGTTGCGTCGGCGCTGGGGCTCGGTGGCGAATTCCAGCAGGGGCAGGGCCAGCGGCTGGCCATCGGGCCCGAGGCGCAACCCGTAATACATCTCATCGGCGAACTGCTGCAGCGAGTGGATGAAGAGGATCTCGCCCGCCGTGTTCATCAGCAGCGCTTCCAGATCTTCGGACTGGTTGGGGGTGGCGCTCAGCTGCACCCCATCGGGACCCCAGAGTGGGCTTCCGGTCGGACTGATGCACTGGATGCCCAGATCGGTATGGAAGCTCAGATTGGTATTCCAGATCCCGCTCCAGCCCGCGAGCACGTTGCCATCCTTGAACGCCAGCTTCAGGTGCTGCTGGTAGGAGCTGCCGTCCCCGGAGGGGTCGAAGGTCTGGGTCAGCGGCGTGCTCCAAAGAAGTTCTCCACCGGGAGCCAAGCGCAGCAACCAGGAGCGCTGCCCCAGGGATTCGCCCAGTTCCAGCCCCACATACACCCCGCCATCGGGAGCGGGCAGCAGTGCATAGGCCTGGGTGCGGCCATCCAGATCCGGGGCGACCACCTGGCCTTCGCGGGCAAACTGGCGGTCACCCGTGTCCGGGTTGACCTTCTGCACACACAGGCGGTCGTTGCCGGCGATGGTCGTCGATTCGATCCAGAAGGACCACAACCCCGAGTTCGTGTTCACTAGACGCAGTTTGTTCAGCTCGCCCGCGGGGCCCCAGCTGATCTCCTGCCCGCGCTCGCCCAGCACGGTGCTGCCATTGCCATCCAGTCGCTGGGTGCGCAGGCCCGGGGCGCCGTGCCCTTCATCGAACCAGAACGCCTGCAGCCCACCCTGGCCGTCCTTGAGGATCACCGGATCGGAGGTGCGGTTCTGGGCTTCTTCTTCCAGCAGGGGCATGCCCGTGTCCTGCCATTGCAGCTGCCCATTCAGGTTCAGCTTCTGCGCATAGAGATTGCTGCGCGGCAGGAAGCGCTGGTCGCGCCAGAGTGCCAGCACGGACCCATCGGCCCATTCCAGTTCCAGCTCGAACTGGTTGCCGGGCACGCTGCAGAGTGCAGCTCCCGCGGCGGCCAGCAGGAAGGTCCCGTCGGGCGAGACACGCTGGATCCGGAGGTCGGCATCCACGGCCGAGGGCTCGTCGCGGCTGTCTTCCCAGCCCACCAGCACTTCACCGCCGGGCAGGCTGCAGAGGGCGGGCGCACTCTCGCGAATGCCGGACTCGGAGCGCACGGGCAGGCCTTCGGCCGCGAGCTGGTTCTCAAGATTCGTGTTCACTCGCTGCAGGCGCACATCGCCCAGCATGTCCGACTCCCGGTCGGTCCAGGCCAGCCAGAGGCCGTTGGCGGCCAGCGCGATGGCGGGCTCCTGTTGGATGGCCGCTCCCCCGCGCACCCGGGCGCCCCGGGCGCCGCTGGCGCGCTGTCCGCTGGAGTCGACGTGTTCCACAAACAGGTCGCCGTCGGGGCCGTTGCGCTCGTCGATCCAGCCCAGCCAGACTCCGCCGGCACCGTCGGGCAGCAGGCGCACCGAGTGCTGGGCGGCCGGGTCGTCCGCGATGGGCATGCCGTCGCTGCTGAACGCGGCGATGACGCCGTTGGCGTCCACGTGACTCAGGAAAAGGTCCCAGTTGCCGGCGCGCTGGTCAGTCCAGGCCAGCCAGAAGCCGCCCTGGTCATCCGTGCAGCCCAGCAGGTCACCGGCGATGTATTCGGGGTCGATGTGGGACCCGCTGTGAATCTCAAGGTCCTGGGCCCATAGAGTGGTACCGGTTCCCCCGGGCCCGTCGCCGATGCGATTGGCGTACAGTGCTCCTCCGCCATTGCCGTCGCGAAAATCGAACCAGACCACGAAGGCTCCTCCGCTGTCGTCGGCAATGGTCAGCGGCTGGGCCTGCTGATCCGGAGCTCCACTCACCAGCAGCGGTTCGCCCTGCTGGCTCCAGAGCTCAAGTCCGTCCTCAGCCGAGAGTTTCTGGGCATGCACATCGAAGTTGCCCGTGCGGGCGTCCGACCAGGCCAGCACCAGATTGCCGTCGCTGGAGCGCACGCCATTGGGCGACCAATTGATGTAGAACCCCGTGCGCAGTACCGAGCGACCTTCGGGCTGGCTGTCCAGCCAGTACTGGGGGGCCGGATCCGCACCGACCGCGCCGACCAGCGCCAGCAGGCAGAGCGTGCGGGAAACGGGATGCAGGGACATGCCGGGACTCCTTTGTGTGGGTGGGGCAAGGCACGGAACCGTACCACTGCGCCTCGCCAGGACAGACTCTCGAAAGGTTAGTCAATCTCCGGCGGAATGGGCACTCAATTGTATGCCTCGCCAAACTTCCCCTGCAAGGACGACAATTGCCGGCCCCGGGTTCCGCGGGGCCGGCAATTCGGGGATTTTCAGCTGTCAGAACTACTTGACCAGAGTGATCCGCTGGCTGTGGCGTTCTCCGCTGGCCGAGCGTGCCTGCAGCAGATAGGCTCCGCTGGCCAGTCCTTCGGCCCCCAGCACCAGGCGACGCTGGCCCGCGGGGAGTTCGCCCTGGAACAGGCTGGCCACGCGGGCTCCGCGCAGATCGTAAAGATCCACGCTCAGCTCTCCCGCGCGCACCACATCCACCACCAGTTCGCCACGCCCGTTGAAGGGATTGGGCGCGAAGGGCCGCAGGCTGAAGTCCGTGGGCAGTGCGGCGGGTTGGCCCGGAGACTCGACGGCGGTTTCCTGCACTACTCCGCTGAACACTCCGTGGCCATGGGTGCCCACGGCCACCGTGCCATCGGACTGACGCACATCCAGCGCCGTGACCCAGACCGTGCCGATCTGGTCGGCACCTTCCAGCTGCCATTCGGTGGCGGCACCGTCCAGCAGGCGCGTGGACCAGAGCCCCGTGGTGGTGCCCAGCAGGTACAGCGGCACATCCCCACGATGCACGATCTGGGCCCAGTAACAGGAAGGGCCGGCCCCGCTGCCATCGGGAAACTCTTCCAGATTGCCCCCGATGGGCGTCCACTGCAGGCCACCATCCGTGGTATGGAACACGCTCTGCACCTCGTAATTGGTGAACACCACGAGGACCTCATCCGCATCCAGCGGATTGACCGTGATGCAGTGGATCCAGCCACCCGCCGGGAACTCGGGAATGCTGACGTCAATCGGCAGCGGGTCCTCGCCCCAGGCATCGTCCAGCCGGATCACGCGGCTCACTGGATTCTCCTGACCATTCGAGTAGTCGTACACACCATAATAGATCCGGCCCGCGGGCTCGCTGGAGAGGCCCAGTGCGGTCAGCCAGCCATCGCTGAACGTGGTGGAGGAAACCACACGCCAGTTGTCACCGGGGTTTGAGAACAGGTCGTCATTGAGCCAGAGCTCGTTGGTGGCGGCCAGGGCCATCCGGCTGTTGTCGGCGGGGTCCACGAAGAAGGGTGTGATCCAGCGCTGCATGTCCGCGTTGGGCGTGATCCAGTTGCCGTCCACGACCTCGCCGTTCTCATCGATCACGAACTGGACGAAACTGCCGCCGTACTGGGTGGACGCGTAGAGCGCGCGCTGCTCGGGCTGACTGGCCCCGCCAATCGCACAGGCCATGCCGTCGCCGCCGCGCACGTTGACCCAGGGCGTGTCCGCACCATCGGCCACGGCAATCCAGGTCCCATTGTCCTGCATGCCGCCCAGGATCTTGGGGTCATCGTCCGAGAGCCGGTCCAGCGAGACCCAGTAGAACTGCGTGGTGGGATAGCCCTGGCTGCGCACCCAGGGAAAGGGGTTGTTGGGGCCGGGCTCGGCCATCGCGTCCTCGCAGCGGCTGATGCCGCCGTCATGGCTGCTCCAGATCCGGTCGGGAACGGCCGGATCGAAGATGATGTTGTGCACGTCGGCGTGATGGTTGGGATAGCTCACGTCGCTGCCCTCGGGTCCGGGCAACTGGCCGTAATAGTAGTTGTAGCCCCCGATCCAGCGCACGGGAGCCGTGCCCTGGAAGCCGTCGGTGCTGCGGAAGAGGCTGGTGCCGCCGATGAACACCGCCAGTGGATCGTCGGGTTTGACCCGGATGGTCATGTCATAACCGCCCTGGCTGGCATAATCGTAGCCGAAGGGCAGGTCCACCTCGTCCTGCAGGTCGGGCAGGTTGGCGCTGCGGTCCTGCCAGACGCCCGTATCGGCCTGGTAGTGCCAGAGACTGTGTCCGCCGCCTGTCCCGATGAACCCCGCTCCCGGCGTCTCGCCCAGGAAATAGACCTGGTCCAGATCCGAAGGGGCCTCGGCGCAGATCACACGATTCCAGGCAGAGGGCCAGTCCTGGGGCGTGATCTCCGTCCAGGTGTCGCCGTCCGTGCTGCGCCAGATACCCGCGTCCGTGCAGGCGCTGCTGAG is a window encoding:
- a CDS encoding T9SS type A sorting domain-containing protein gives rise to the protein MSLHPVSRTLCLLALVGAVGADPAPQYWLDSQPEGRSVLRTGFYINWSPNGVRSSDGNLVLAWSDARTGNFDVHAQKLSAEDGLELWSQQGEPLLVSGAPDQQAQPLTIADDSGGAFVVWFDFRDGNGGGALYANRIGDGPGGTGTTLWAQDLEIHSGSHIDPEYIAGDLLGCTDDQGGFWLAWTDQRAGNWDLFLSHVDANGVIAAFSSDGMPIADDPAAQHSVRLLPDGAGGVWLGWIDERNGPDGDLFVEHVDSSGQRASGARGARVRGGAAIQQEPAIALAANGLWLAWTDRESDMLGDVRLQRVNTNLENQLAAEGLPVRSESGIRESAPALCSLPGGEVLVGWEDSRDEPSAVDADLRIQRVSPDGTFLLAAAGAALCSVPGNQFELELEWADGSVLALWRDQRFLPRSNLYAQKLNLNGQLQWQDTGMPLLEEEAQNRTSDPVILKDGQGGLQAFWFDEGHGAPGLRTQRLDGNGSTVLGERGQEISWGPAGELNKLRLVNTNSGLWSFWIESTTIAGNDRLCVQKVNPDTGDRQFAREGQVVAPDLDGRTQAYALLPAPDGGVYVGLELGESLGQRSWLLRLAPGGELLWSTPLTQTFDPSGDGSSYQQHLKLAFKDGNVLAGWSGIWNTNLSFHTDLGIQCISPTGSPLWGPDGVQLSATPNQSEDLEALLMNTAGEILFIHSLQQFADEMYYGLRLGPDGQPLALPLLEFATEPQRRRNLQACELADGGLALVWEVQEDDGRTTLRGKGYNPDFSPRWQQDFEDGVHSRVYTRVVADAWGGVVVSSLDYDAQFSQYAGLKHVLADGSLRWTEPGAVTQPQDGRETDPGTLILPAEESWTLAQALVQHGQEGEGDAIFLSAHRLDEADPQSLESLWGSSLFRTSELRTFLELALAPDGEGGYYAGWVEQIRLRTQCCTQPIRNVHLARVGTPLTSVEASDVLPQRLELRSWPNPFNPSTRLAFQLDRPGQVTLQVYNLQGRLVATLLQDSALGAGTHSMTWEADSRLASGTYLLQLAVGEQSTTRKVLLLR
- a CDS encoding ash family protein, translating into MPGARTRCRLTSAFPSSRRVAGSTASRSIRWMRMRSSWCSPITRCRACSIPRMVACSGRPSGAIWKSFPMAAGPALPVTGPRSCIVGMCRCTCWAPPRGSGPRACWTVPPPNGSWKVPTRSARSGSRRWMCVSPMARWPWAPMATECSAE